Proteins encoded by one window of Nitrospira sp. MA-1:
- the pdxA gene encoding 4-hydroxythreonine-4-phosphate dehydrogenase PdxA gives MSSSQPTKPLLAITMGDPAGIGPEIIVKALQLSKVWRVCRPLVIGSRAILELTTQSLGASLVLVPVSGHESSPHPRLFRRGSLHFLDPFSGSSRPVRLGRVTARSGDLAVTCIQTAVRLAQAGCVQGIVTAPINKHAIHLAGHTYPGHTEMLADLTNAKESGMMIVGGPLKILFATTHLALREVPNVLTPATILRAIRLAHQGLTRLFHIQKPRIGVAGLNPHAGENGLFGDEEDRVIQPAIRQAKKQGIACTGPHPADTLFGKAVRGSFDGIVALYHDQGLIPLKTVAFGHCVNITVGLPIIRTSVDHGTAYDIAGHGKADPTSLVEAIEMAANLATRST, from the coding sequence ATGTCCTCCTCTCAACCGACCAAACCCCTTCTGGCGATTACCATGGGCGATCCTGCCGGGATCGGACCGGAAATTATCGTGAAGGCGCTCCAGTTATCGAAAGTCTGGCGAGTCTGTCGCCCCCTGGTCATTGGTAGCCGGGCCATCCTGGAACTCACCACACAATCATTAGGGGCCTCCCTTGTTCTTGTGCCGGTGAGCGGTCACGAATCATCCCCTCATCCTCGCCTGTTCCGCCGTGGCTCTCTTCATTTCTTGGATCCCTTTTCCGGATCGAGTCGTCCGGTTAGGCTTGGACGTGTGACGGCACGGTCAGGGGATTTGGCGGTCACGTGCATCCAAACAGCCGTCCGATTAGCCCAGGCCGGTTGCGTGCAGGGCATTGTTACGGCTCCCATTAATAAACATGCCATTCATTTAGCGGGGCACACGTATCCGGGCCATACCGAAATGCTGGCGGACCTGACGAACGCCAAGGAGTCGGGGATGATGATTGTGGGCGGTCCCTTGAAAATTCTATTTGCAACCACCCATCTGGCTCTCCGTGAAGTTCCGAACGTGTTGACACCAGCCACCATCCTTCGAGCCATTCGATTGGCCCATCAGGGACTCACCCGCTTGTTCCATATTCAGAAACCGCGCATCGGCGTGGCGGGCCTCAACCCCCATGCCGGCGAAAATGGTCTGTTTGGAGACGAGGAAGACCGCGTTATTCAACCGGCCATTCGGCAAGCCAAAAAGCAGGGCATTGCCTGCACGGGTCCTCATCCTGCCGACACCTTGTTCGGCAAGGCGGTACGAGGATCATTTGACGGGATTGTCGCCCTGTATCATGACCAGGGATTGATTCCCCTCAAAACCGTGGCCTTCGGCCATTGCGTGAACATCACGGTGGGCCTGCCAATCATTCGCACATCTGTTGACCATGGAACGGCCTATGACATTGCCGGGCATGGCAAAGCCGACCCCACCAGCTTGGTTGAGGCCATTGAAATGGCAGCCAATTTGGCCACACGCTCCACATGA
- the rsmB gene encoding 16S rRNA (cytosine(967)-C(5))-methyltransferase RsmB, with protein MGARQSTSSAKPPASSTGRAWSARKIAAATLQGIERSRGFSDDVFDHITKDLVVSERDRHLAFELVYGVLRHYIALDWRLDQVSRKPMVRLPLTVATTLRVAAYQLLYLDRIPASAAVNEAVQLIRKQPGHNWSGFVNAVLRNLLRQSAPPMPDPGVDATQALSIRYSCPPWLVERWRRSFGLTQAEHLCQQSLGLPPLTIRTNSLRGSRSDLLARLQSEGILAQETTVSPVGLTLDKCGNPGQLSALKDGWCYVEDEAAQLIPLLLGPQPGDRVLDACAAPGGKTTHMAQLMKNQGTIVALDRHQGRLDRLVSNCARLGISIVQPAHVDLSPSSGHGPAEDSSTTPLRVPSMLAQPFDRILVDAPCSALGILRRHPEGKLLKSLSTVQHAQASQREILDRVSDLLRPGGILVYSACSVEPEETTEIISEFCQKHPEFSQESVTPWVPVAGQSLITDPGHLCTAFQTLNMDGFFACRLKKSE; from the coding sequence ATGGGAGCGCGACAATCGACATCCTCCGCCAAACCACCGGCATCTTCGACCGGTCGTGCCTGGAGTGCGAGAAAAATCGCTGCCGCCACGTTGCAAGGAATTGAACGATCCCGAGGGTTTAGCGATGACGTGTTCGATCACATCACCAAAGACCTCGTGGTCTCCGAACGCGATCGGCATCTGGCGTTTGAGTTGGTCTATGGAGTGTTACGACATTACATCGCCCTGGATTGGCGATTAGATCAGGTCTCCCGCAAGCCTATGGTCCGCCTGCCGCTGACGGTCGCCACGACGCTACGGGTCGCTGCCTACCAATTGCTCTATCTCGATCGCATTCCGGCTTCCGCCGCAGTGAATGAAGCTGTTCAGCTCATCCGGAAACAACCCGGTCACAATTGGTCCGGCTTCGTGAATGCCGTATTGCGTAATCTGCTTCGGCAATCTGCCCCCCCCATGCCCGATCCGGGGGTCGATGCCACCCAGGCCCTCTCCATTCGATATTCCTGCCCGCCATGGTTAGTTGAGCGCTGGCGACGATCCTTCGGCCTCACGCAAGCGGAACACCTTTGCCAACAGTCTCTTGGCCTTCCACCATTAACCATTCGAACCAATTCCCTTCGGGGCTCCCGTTCCGATTTACTTGCCCGCCTCCAATCGGAAGGCATCCTTGCACAGGAAACCACGGTGAGCCCTGTCGGCCTGACCTTGGACAAATGTGGTAATCCCGGACAATTATCTGCCTTGAAGGACGGTTGGTGCTACGTGGAAGACGAAGCCGCCCAACTGATTCCCTTGCTCCTTGGCCCTCAGCCCGGTGACCGGGTTCTTGATGCTTGTGCGGCTCCTGGAGGCAAAACCACGCACATGGCTCAATTGATGAAGAACCAAGGGACCATCGTGGCACTCGATCGTCATCAGGGACGGCTGGACCGGCTTGTATCTAATTGCGCCAGACTTGGGATCTCCATTGTTCAGCCAGCTCACGTTGATCTAAGCCCCTCTTCCGGCCACGGCCCGGCTGAAGATTCCTCAACTACTCCCCTCAGGGTCCCATCCATGCTGGCGCAACCATTTGACCGTATTCTGGTCGATGCGCCTTGTTCTGCTCTCGGGATTCTTCGCCGACATCCGGAAGGAAAATTACTAAAATCGTTATCGACCGTCCAACATGCCCAAGCTTCTCAACGCGAGATTCTTGATCGGGTCAGTGACCTCTTGAGACCAGGGGGAATCTTGGTCTATAGTGCCTGCTCAGTCGAACCGGAGGAGACCACGGAGATCATCTCCGAATTTTGTCAGAAACATCCTGAATTTTCTCAGGAATCCGTCACACCTTGGGTGCCCGTTGCGGGGCAATCACTCATTACTGACCCTGGGCATTTGTGTACGGCCTTTCAGACGTTGAACATGGACGGATTTTTTGCGTGCCGATTGAAAAAATCTGAATGA
- the rpe gene encoding ribulose-phosphate 3-epimerase yields MPITPLISPSILSADFARLAEAVQMVEAAGADWIHVDVMDGHFVPNLTVGPPMVEALRKATSLPLDVHLMMTNPDAFISEFVDAGADLLTVHVEACPHLHRTVQSIMERQVKAGVSLNPATSVTAIEEILGDVDLILVMSVNPGFGGQQFISSTLEKIRRIRTMMTNSHSSAHLEVDGGVNLTNVASVIHAGANVLVAGSAIFGSKNIPETIRQMRTAAQTVIV; encoded by the coding sequence ATGCCAATCACCCCTTTAATATCCCCTTCTATTCTTTCTGCTGACTTTGCCCGGCTCGCGGAAGCCGTACAGATGGTAGAAGCCGCCGGTGCGGATTGGATTCATGTGGATGTGATGGATGGCCATTTCGTTCCCAATTTGACCGTTGGTCCGCCCATGGTTGAAGCGCTCCGCAAGGCGACCTCCTTGCCCTTGGATGTTCATCTGATGATGACCAATCCGGATGCCTTCATTTCTGAGTTCGTCGATGCCGGCGCTGATCTGTTGACCGTGCATGTCGAAGCCTGTCCACATTTACACCGAACCGTTCAATCTATTATGGAACGACAGGTCAAAGCCGGAGTGTCCTTAAACCCTGCGACCTCGGTCACCGCCATTGAGGAAATACTTGGCGACGTGGATTTAATCCTGGTGATGTCCGTGAATCCCGGGTTTGGTGGCCAACAATTTATCTCCTCCACCCTGGAGAAGATCCGGCGTATCCGGACGATGATGACCAATTCCCACAGTTCGGCCCATTTAGAAGTGGATGGGGGAGTCAACCTGACTAACGTGGCTTCGGTGATTCACGCGGGCGCGAATGTCCTGGTTGCCGGTTCCGCCATTTTTGGCAGCAAGAATATCCCCGAAACCATTCGCCAGATGCGAACAGCCGCTCAGACCGTGATTGTCTAA
- the pheT gene encoding phenylalanine--tRNA ligase subunit beta translates to MPTISIFQKDFCRLVGRNASMSDIEQWMPYVKGEVKDVSQDTGEVRVELQDTNRPDLWCVEGIARQIRSVLNKGMPPYSFFSDKKGAKRRIQVAQGMETVRPYVAACVSLGYAMTAEGLDQCIQTQEKLADAYGRKRETVSIGLYRYSSISFPVTYGLVKPDEIRFTPLGFEEKMTPHEILTVHPKGLEYGSILAECDRLPLLWDSDGQVLSFPPIINSRELGEVQQGDTDLFVEVTGTDLSMVVLALNIFACNLADRGATIESVNITYPYETEFGTTVKTPLSMNQSQRISLEAIEQALGMALGSEAIQEALASYGYLVKATRQTVSVTLPAFRNDFMHVMDVAEDVAITRGYDSFSPIMPQSFTVGSLSVEEQTSDRVRDLLVGFGFQEIFSNIMASHQELVDRMRIADTEYAQLVEVDNLMSQTYACLRPSILPCLLRVEALSPRVFYPHLLFEVGETAQLDLEANAGSRTTLSIAAISANSGANFSEIHSYLDLLMYYMVWPYELEPVTHPSFLEGRVGRIRCNGHSVGYIGEFHPEVLEAWQIDMPTSGFEFEIRKPEA, encoded by the coding sequence ATGCCAACCATTTCCATTTTCCAAAAAGATTTCTGTCGACTTGTCGGTCGAAATGCCTCCATGTCCGACATTGAACAATGGATGCCCTATGTGAAAGGGGAGGTGAAAGACGTCTCACAGGACACGGGTGAAGTGCGCGTGGAGCTTCAAGATACCAATCGGCCTGATTTATGGTGCGTGGAAGGGATTGCCCGACAAATTCGATCCGTTTTAAATAAAGGGATGCCCCCTTACTCCTTCTTTTCGGATAAGAAGGGGGCGAAAAGACGGATTCAAGTGGCCCAAGGCATGGAAACCGTTCGACCTTATGTGGCGGCTTGCGTCTCGTTGGGATATGCCATGACAGCTGAGGGCCTCGACCAATGCATTCAAACCCAAGAAAAATTGGCCGACGCCTATGGACGAAAACGTGAAACCGTTTCCATTGGCCTTTATCGGTACTCTTCCATTTCGTTTCCTGTCACGTACGGGCTCGTGAAACCCGATGAAATTCGATTTACGCCATTGGGATTTGAGGAAAAAATGACTCCTCACGAAATTCTCACCGTCCACCCCAAAGGCCTTGAATATGGATCGATCCTCGCTGAATGCGACAGGTTGCCGCTCCTATGGGATTCGGATGGACAGGTGCTGTCCTTTCCTCCCATTATCAACAGCCGGGAACTCGGTGAAGTGCAGCAGGGAGACACCGATTTATTTGTGGAAGTCACAGGAACCGATCTGAGTATGGTGGTGTTGGCCTTGAATATTTTTGCCTGTAATTTAGCCGATCGTGGGGCGACCATCGAATCGGTGAATATTACGTATCCCTATGAAACCGAGTTCGGCACAACCGTTAAAACCCCCCTGAGCATGAATCAATCACAACGTATTTCCCTAGAGGCGATCGAACAGGCTTTAGGAATGGCGCTTGGCTCGGAGGCTATTCAGGAAGCCCTAGCCTCTTATGGATACCTGGTGAAAGCCACCAGGCAAACAGTATCCGTCACCTTACCCGCCTTTCGAAACGATTTCATGCATGTGATGGATGTGGCGGAAGATGTGGCCATTACCCGAGGCTATGATTCCTTTTCCCCTATTATGCCCCAGTCTTTCACCGTTGGAAGTCTCTCCGTGGAAGAACAGACCAGCGATCGTGTTCGTGATCTTCTGGTCGGATTTGGCTTTCAGGAAATTTTTTCCAATATCATGGCTTCTCATCAGGAATTGGTAGACAGAATGCGTATTGCTGATACGGAGTATGCGCAACTGGTGGAAGTGGATAACCTAATGTCCCAAACCTATGCCTGTCTCAGACCTTCCATTTTGCCGTGCCTGCTTCGGGTGGAAGCCCTATCGCCTCGCGTCTTTTATCCCCATCTGCTATTTGAGGTTGGAGAAACGGCTCAACTGGATTTGGAAGCCAATGCGGGTTCTCGCACGACATTGTCCATAGCTGCCATCAGCGCCAATTCCGGAGCAAACTTTTCAGAGATCCATAGCTATCTGGATTTGCTGATGTATTACATGGTGTGGCCCTACGAACTGGAGCCGGTCACTCATCCCTCATTCTTAGAAGGACGAGTCGGCCGAATCCGTTGTAATGGGCATTCAGTGGGATATATTGGAGAGTTTCACCCGGAAGTACTCGAAGCCTGGCAAATCGATATGCCCACTTCCGGGTTTGAGTTCGAGATACGAAAGCCTGAAGCTTAA
- the infC gene encoding translation initiation factor IF-3, with product MTRPVTPKQRINHFIKNPEVRVIGAEGEQLGILKTSEAIRQAREIGYDLVEVAPTADPPVCRIMDYGKFKYEQSKKEHRMRLNQKSTQVKEVKFRPRTDKHDMETKVRQIRDFLEEGNKTKVTVMFRGREMANQELGFKAIQKVIEELKGAGNIESPPRMEGRNLYMVVAPK from the coding sequence ATGACTCGTCCGGTGACCCCCAAACAACGTATTAATCATTTCATCAAAAATCCTGAAGTCCGGGTTATTGGTGCTGAAGGTGAACAGCTTGGAATCCTGAAGACATCAGAGGCGATTCGGCAGGCGAGGGAAATTGGATATGACTTGGTGGAAGTGGCTCCTACCGCGGACCCTCCGGTCTGCCGTATTATGGATTATGGGAAATTTAAGTATGAACAGAGCAAAAAAGAACATCGCATGCGACTTAACCAGAAATCCACCCAGGTTAAGGAAGTTAAATTTCGGCCTCGGACAGACAAGCACGACATGGAGACGAAAGTCAGGCAAATACGGGACTTCCTGGAAGAAGGGAATAAGACCAAAGTTACGGTTATGTTTCGGGGGCGAGAAATGGCCAATCAAGAGCTTGGGTTCAAAGCGATTCAGAAGGTTATTGAGGAGTTAAAAGGCGCAGGAAACATTGAGAGTCCTCCCAGGATGGAGGGACGGAATCTTTACATGGTGGTCGCCCCGAAGTAA
- the thrS gene encoding threonine--tRNA ligase: MESIQVSLKGESSQALPKGISAKAAIEQLKGAVPKDVFAVKANGVEIDLLASLETDSTLQPLMFDSPEGKEIYRHSSTHIMAQAVKECFPTAQLTIGPAIEEGFFYDFAYERPFTPEDLKKIEARALEIIKRNLSVSRREFSKEEAIEFFKSRGEPYKVELIQGFPDGEPVSAYTQGDFVDLCRGPHLPATGYVKAFKLLNSAGAYWRGDERNPMLQRLYGTSFPSKEALQAHLDNLEEIKRRDHRKLGKDLDLFSIQDETGPGLILWHPKGAQIRLLIENFWREQHLANEYELVYSPHVARLDLWKTSGHVDFYKENMFATMSVESSEYQLKPMNCPFHIMVYKSHLRSYRDLPIRYGELGTVYRYERSGVLHGLMRVRGFTQDDAHLFCRPDQLGEEVEKVLKFITSMLGTFGFTEFKMFLSTRPEKAVGTIDQWDQATLALETALKNGGYTYQEDPGEGVFYGPKIDVKIQDALGRSWQCSTVQVDFNNPDRFGLTYVGDDGKTHQPIMIHRALLGSIERFFGILLEHFGGAFPAWLAPVQVIVLPISEKHQGYAQEVEKNLRREGCRVSIDLRNEKIGLKIREAEKAKIPFMIVVGDREAEAKMIAVRQRNGKNLGTMPIIDMVTLIREDMPESVKKGSLLFE; the protein is encoded by the coding sequence ATGGAATCTATTCAGGTATCACTGAAAGGCGAAAGTAGTCAGGCCCTTCCCAAAGGGATCTCGGCGAAGGCCGCAATAGAACAACTGAAGGGAGCAGTTCCTAAGGATGTGTTTGCCGTTAAGGCTAATGGTGTGGAAATAGACCTTCTGGCCTCCCTTGAAACCGATTCAACCTTGCAGCCGTTGATGTTCGATTCACCGGAAGGCAAGGAAATTTATCGTCACAGTAGCACGCATATCATGGCCCAGGCGGTGAAGGAGTGTTTTCCTACGGCACAATTGACCATTGGTCCGGCCATCGAAGAGGGCTTCTTTTATGACTTTGCCTATGAACGCCCGTTCACGCCTGAAGATCTGAAAAAAATCGAAGCTCGAGCTTTGGAAATCATCAAACGTAACCTTTCGGTTTCAAGACGTGAGTTCTCCAAGGAAGAGGCGATAGAATTTTTCAAAAGTCGTGGTGAACCCTATAAAGTAGAACTCATTCAGGGGTTTCCTGATGGAGAGCCGGTGTCCGCTTATACTCAAGGGGATTTCGTCGATCTCTGCCGTGGCCCCCATCTGCCAGCCACTGGCTATGTCAAAGCATTCAAACTCCTGAATAGTGCAGGAGCCTATTGGCGGGGGGACGAACGAAATCCCATGCTGCAACGGCTCTATGGCACATCCTTTCCTTCAAAAGAAGCCTTACAGGCTCATTTGGACAATTTAGAGGAGATCAAGCGTCGGGACCATAGAAAGCTTGGGAAAGACCTCGATTTATTTAGCATCCAGGACGAAACCGGTCCAGGTCTTATTTTATGGCATCCCAAAGGGGCACAGATCCGTCTGCTGATTGAAAATTTTTGGCGGGAACAACATTTGGCCAACGAGTATGAGTTGGTCTATTCGCCACATGTTGCTCGGTTGGATTTATGGAAAACCAGCGGGCATGTGGATTTCTACAAAGAAAATATGTTCGCCACCATGTCTGTGGAGTCCAGTGAATATCAGTTGAAGCCTATGAATTGCCCGTTTCATATCATGGTGTATAAATCACATTTGCGCAGTTATCGCGATCTGCCTATCCGTTACGGGGAATTGGGAACGGTCTACCGGTACGAACGATCCGGAGTCCTCCATGGCCTGATGAGAGTTCGGGGCTTTACCCAGGATGATGCTCATTTATTCTGCCGCCCTGACCAGCTGGGTGAAGAGGTGGAAAAAGTCCTGAAATTTATTACGAGTATGCTGGGAACTTTTGGATTTACGGAATTCAAGATGTTTCTCTCCACTCGGCCCGAAAAAGCTGTGGGGACGATTGACCAATGGGACCAAGCGACGTTAGCGTTGGAAACTGCGCTGAAAAACGGCGGCTATACCTACCAGGAAGATCCTGGGGAAGGGGTCTTTTACGGGCCTAAAATAGATGTCAAAATTCAGGATGCTTTAGGCCGATCCTGGCAATGTTCGACCGTTCAGGTCGATTTCAATAATCCCGATAGGTTTGGTCTGACCTACGTGGGTGATGATGGAAAAACTCATCAACCCATTATGATTCACCGGGCCTTACTCGGATCGATTGAGCGATTTTTTGGGATTCTATTGGAACATTTTGGGGGTGCCTTTCCGGCCTGGTTGGCCCCGGTTCAAGTTATAGTCCTCCCAATTTCAGAAAAACATCAAGGGTATGCCCAAGAGGTTGAAAAAAATCTTCGTCGGGAGGGCTGTCGCGTCTCCATAGACTTGCGAAATGAAAAGATTGGCCTTAAAATCCGTGAGGCAGAAAAGGCAAAGATCCCTTTCATGATTGTCGTGGGGGATCGTGAAGCTGAAGCAAAAATGATTGCGGTACGACAAAGGAACGGGAAAAATTTGGGGACGATGCCTATTATTGATATGGTGACGCTTATTCGGGAAGACATGCCCGAGTCTGTTAAGAAGGGTTCTTTACTTTTCGAATGA
- a CDS encoding helix-turn-helix domain-containing protein: MRSQQFTGVILDESGKKFFPALSALNGQLNLSKTFIYAGPLPAWSTMNQIRQVMGDQPSEEAAIDPKDVSLASYVEKKLGDFVRAMNVGSGKNLYPTLMRAVERPLIELALRETHGNQIKAARLLGLNRNTLRKKITEFQISVSQVKESFAGKRKKPESDSAG, encoded by the coding sequence ATGCGTTCTCAACAATTTACCGGAGTGATTCTGGATGAGTCCGGGAAGAAATTTTTTCCTGCCTTGTCGGCATTGAATGGCCAATTGAATTTGTCGAAAACATTTATTTATGCCGGACCCCTGCCCGCCTGGAGTACCATGAATCAGATCCGGCAGGTCATGGGAGATCAACCCTCGGAAGAGGCGGCTATTGATCCGAAAGATGTGAGCCTGGCCAGTTATGTGGAAAAAAAGTTGGGGGATTTTGTTCGAGCGATGAATGTCGGTTCAGGGAAAAATCTCTATCCCACTTTAATGAGAGCTGTTGAACGGCCCTTGATTGAGCTCGCTTTAAGGGAAACGCATGGCAATCAGATTAAAGCAGCCAGGCTTCTGGGCCTCAATCGGAATACACTCAGAAAAAAAATTACAGAGTTTCAAATTTCCGTTAGTCAGGTAAAGGAATCTTTTGCCGGAAAACGCAAGAAGCCGGAATCGGACTCTGCTGGATAA
- the rplT gene encoding 50S ribosomal protein L20, translating to MPRVKGGPQTRQRRKKRLKLASGQYGGKSKLFRTATESVDKGQAYAYTGRKQRKRNFRQLWVTRISAAVRAQGVTYSQFMNALKKANVLLNRKMLSEMAIHDPQGFSHLVSSTKGDGQPVPA from the coding sequence ATGCCAAGGGTAAAAGGTGGGCCACAAACTCGGCAGCGCCGGAAAAAGCGGCTCAAGCTGGCGAGTGGCCAATATGGAGGAAAAAGTAAGCTTTTCCGGACGGCTACCGAATCAGTCGATAAGGGGCAAGCCTATGCTTATACCGGACGAAAACAGAGAAAACGTAATTTCAGACAGCTCTGGGTGACTCGAATCAGTGCGGCAGTTCGAGCGCAAGGCGTCACCTATAGTCAGTTCATGAATGCGCTGAAGAAAGCCAATGTGTTGTTAAATAGAAAAATGCTTTCAGAGATGGCGATTCACGATCCTCAAGGCTTTTCTCACCTTGTGTCAAGCACCAAGGGAGATGGACAACCCGTCCCCGCTTAA
- the rpmI gene encoding 50S ribosomal protein L35, translated as MKLKNHSGASKRFKRSGSGKWMRRKAGMRHILTSKSPGVKSRLSGAAEVRKEDRTSLSRLLPYK; from the coding sequence ATGAAATTAAAAAATCACTCAGGAGCCAGTAAACGATTTAAACGAAGCGGCTCGGGTAAGTGGATGCGGAGGAAGGCAGGAATGCGTCATATCCTCACTTCCAAGTCGCCTGGAGTAAAATCCAGACTAAGCGGCGCAGCAGAGGTCAGAAAAGAAGACCGGACTTCGCTGTCTCGGTTACTCCCCTATAAGTAA
- a CDS encoding phenylalanine--tRNA ligase subunit alpha yields the protein MNSPNNTDSLHPLEIQVLRALGKDPKPLSDLQLATHTELAPSQVSMAVGWLLTKQLVSLSTESTTTYVSLTTVGTQYHQPDSSPLEWIIQTVKNADPEGSPPTVKDLQATGKFQPSELSRAIGILKKEGVLQMGAGGMLEITSKDSDTVRDLRSLINQVHEGTRPLDSFTSDHQALLRQYAVKRGNTQEPFRIDDHTERTYVLTAEGRTLLPHLREGAAQEISQLTPELLKDGSWRNVSFRKYSINLRPPRLAVGRRHSYREFLDTVKYKLTSMGFQEMRGELIETEFWDMDALFMPQFHPARAIHDVYFVKNPKMAKNIPEPFLSQVAQVHRDGGTSGSKGWKYEYDSERAKRLVLRSQGTAVSARTLAQNPPIPGKFFSIARCFRYDNVDATHATDFFQVEGIVLGSDINFRTLLGLLQLFATEMAQAKEIRFFPAYFPFTEPSVELHVRHPKLGWMELGGAGLFRSEVTIPLGVTVPVIAWGLGLDRMAMVALGIQDIRDLFTSDLEAVRNMRRQF from the coding sequence ATGAATTCCCCCAATAACACCGACAGCCTTCACCCTCTCGAAATTCAGGTCCTACGTGCACTGGGGAAAGACCCAAAGCCACTCTCAGACCTTCAACTTGCCACCCACACCGAGCTTGCTCCCTCACAAGTCAGCATGGCTGTCGGGTGGCTACTCACGAAACAATTAGTGAGCCTGTCGACCGAATCCACGACGACCTATGTGTCCCTCACTACGGTTGGGACCCAATACCACCAGCCGGACTCTTCTCCTCTTGAGTGGATCATCCAGACGGTGAAGAATGCTGATCCCGAAGGCTCCCCACCCACCGTAAAGGACCTTCAAGCCACGGGGAAATTCCAACCCTCCGAGCTAAGCCGAGCAATCGGGATTCTTAAGAAGGAAGGCGTCCTTCAGATGGGTGCGGGTGGAATGTTGGAAATTACCAGCAAGGATAGTGACACTGTGAGGGATTTGCGAAGCCTCATCAATCAGGTTCATGAAGGCACACGCCCCCTGGATTCGTTTACTTCCGATCACCAGGCATTACTTCGCCAATATGCCGTCAAACGCGGCAATACGCAAGAACCCTTTCGCATCGATGATCATACCGAACGGACTTATGTCCTCACAGCGGAGGGCCGGACTCTACTGCCTCATTTACGGGAAGGCGCCGCCCAGGAAATTTCACAATTAACCCCAGAACTCTTAAAAGACGGATCCTGGCGGAACGTGTCCTTTCGCAAATACTCCATCAATCTCCGACCTCCCCGATTGGCAGTTGGCCGACGCCATTCCTATCGGGAGTTTCTGGATACCGTGAAGTACAAACTCACGAGCATGGGATTTCAGGAAATGCGTGGCGAACTCATTGAAACGGAATTTTGGGATATGGACGCACTCTTTATGCCTCAATTCCATCCTGCTCGTGCCATCCATGATGTGTATTTTGTTAAAAATCCCAAGATGGCTAAGAATATTCCTGAGCCATTTCTCAGCCAGGTCGCCCAAGTCCACCGGGATGGCGGAACGAGTGGATCGAAAGGATGGAAATACGAATATGACAGCGAGCGGGCGAAGCGCTTAGTTCTCCGCAGCCAAGGCACCGCAGTCTCCGCTCGAACGTTGGCACAAAATCCGCCGATTCCCGGCAAATTTTTTTCTATTGCCCGGTGTTTTCGTTATGACAATGTCGATGCCACGCACGCCACTGATTTTTTTCAGGTGGAAGGGATCGTGCTCGGTTCCGATATCAACTTTCGGACACTCTTGGGTCTCCTGCAATTGTTCGCCACGGAAATGGCACAAGCCAAAGAGATTCGATTTTTCCCAGCGTATTTTCCATTTACCGAACCCTCCGTCGAATTGCATGTCCGTCATCCAAAACTTGGATGGATGGAACTGGGGGGCGCGGGGCTTTTCCGCTCTGAAGTCACCATACCTTTGGGAGTGACCGTTCCGGTTATTGCCTGGGGACTCGGGTTGGATCGGATGGCCATGGTCGCCCTTGGCATACAGGACATTCGCGATTTATTCACCTCCGATTTAGAAGCGGTCCGCAATATGCGCCGTCAATTTTAA